The following are from one region of the Paenibacillus protaetiae genome:
- a CDS encoding WbqC family protein: MKCAIMQPTYLPWTGYFRMINEVDLFVFLDDVQFAKRSWQQRNRILLQGREQMLTVPVLTKGKRDQRIMDVQVDDTQGWRSEHLLKLQHAYGKHAHGAEILELLAQELSAPVTSLAELNMNLIKRINASLKMATPILRSSELNAEGSKSQYLIHICQTVKADSYLSAPGSRAYIEEEGLFAKEAIAVEYMNYEPSPYPQKMSAQFISHMSIVDLIANVGFEAARTHILGAAYV; this comes from the coding sequence ATGAAATGTGCCATCATGCAGCCGACTTATTTGCCGTGGACCGGTTATTTTCGAATGATTAATGAGGTAGACTTGTTTGTTTTTTTGGATGATGTCCAATTTGCCAAAAGATCCTGGCAGCAGCGCAATCGCATTTTGCTGCAGGGCCGGGAGCAGATGCTGACGGTTCCGGTGCTGACAAAAGGGAAACGGGATCAACGGATCATGGATGTGCAGGTTGACGATACGCAAGGCTGGCGGTCGGAGCATCTTCTTAAGCTGCAGCATGCTTATGGGAAGCATGCGCATGGCGCGGAAATATTGGAGCTGCTAGCACAAGAGCTCAGCGCCCCGGTTACAAGCCTTGCGGAGCTGAACATGAACCTAATTAAACGAATCAATGCAAGTTTGAAAATGGCTACGCCTATTCTTAGAAGCAGCGAATTGAATGCCGAAGGAAGCAAATCGCAATATTTAATTCATATTTGCCAAACCGTGAAGGCTGACAGCTACTTAAGCGCACCGGGTTCGCGAGCCTACATAGAAGAAGAAGGTTTATTTGCCAAAGAGGCTATTGCCGTTGAATATATGAATTATGAGCCATCCCCGTATCCGCAAAAAATGAGTGCGCAGTTTATTTCCCATATGTCGATCGTGGATCTCATTGCGAATGTCGGCTTTGAAGCCGCCCGGACGCATATACTTGGTGCCGCTTATGTCTAA
- a CDS encoding class I SAM-dependent methyltransferase, producing MYVTEHQEKWELLHAQNQFRLNYPSEPVIRFVKANFKQPAKQKLLDLGCGTGRHVVFLANEGYQTTGIDFSAEGIAYTAERLQAFGLHADLVTGSILSLPFESDSFDGIISVSVLYYFTTEDIRRAVQEIHRVLKPGGKAFFVIRRTDDKRYGKGVEIETNTFRMDSDFSNELGMTIHFFSEQELAVLFSGFSDLSIGFLKEGFASLTECDADFLVTVTK from the coding sequence ATGTATGTAACCGAGCATCAGGAAAAATGGGAATTGCTCCATGCCCAAAACCAGTTCAGACTGAATTATCCCAGTGAACCGGTTATTCGGTTTGTCAAAGCGAATTTCAAACAGCCGGCCAAGCAAAAACTGCTGGATTTGGGCTGCGGCACGGGTCGTCATGTCGTATTTCTGGCTAATGAAGGCTATCAAACGACAGGAATTGATTTCTCCGCGGAAGGCATTGCCTATACAGCCGAACGGCTGCAAGCCTTTGGGCTGCATGCGGATTTAGTGACGGGATCTATATTGTCGCTCCCGTTTGAGTCCGATTCCTTTGACGGGATCATATCCGTTTCGGTTCTTTATTATTTTACGACGGAAGACATCCGACGGGCGGTTCAAGAGATTCACCGCGTGCTGAAGCCGGGCGGCAAAGCGTTTTTTGTCATTCGCCGAACGGATGATAAGCGGTACGGCAAAGGCGTGGAAATCGAGACGAATACGTTCCGGATGGACAGCGATTTCTCCAATGAACTGGGCATGACCATTCATTTTTTCAGCGAGCAGGAACTGGCTGTCCTATTTAGCGGATTTTCCGACCTTTCCATCGGATTCTTAAAAGAAGGATTTGCTTCCTTAACGGAATGTGATGCCGATTTTCTTGTAACGGTCACCAAGTAG
- a CDS encoding class I SAM-dependent methyltransferase, with amino-acid sequence MYLQQQEQKWDVLHRNENLRLKYPSEQVIRFIKSSFKGSPENFHIADLGCGSGRHVLFLLNEGFRVSGMDISRESIDYLTGIAAPYRNKADLQQGSLTELPYSDASLDGVICHGVLLYLNADDIQKAIGEIHRVLKPGGKAIIVVRSIHDMRYGKGTAVEEHTYQLTDNFTNEEGMVMHFFTVEEIHRLFRPFASMQIGISEMSMGSLEQYNSDYIVIVTK; translated from the coding sequence ATGTATCTTCAGCAGCAAGAACAGAAGTGGGATGTTCTGCACCGCAATGAAAATTTAAGACTCAAATATCCAAGCGAGCAAGTGATCCGCTTTATAAAATCCAGCTTCAAAGGCAGCCCGGAAAACTTCCATATTGCAGACCTGGGCTGCGGCTCTGGCCGTCATGTCTTATTTTTATTGAATGAGGGCTTTCGGGTTTCGGGGATGGATATTTCCCGCGAAAGCATTGATTACTTAACAGGGATTGCTGCGCCATACCGGAACAAAGCGGATTTGCAGCAGGGGAGCTTGACGGAGCTGCCTTACAGCGATGCTTCGCTTGACGGCGTGATATGCCATGGTGTTCTGCTGTATTTGAATGCTGATGATATTCAGAAGGCGATTGGCGAAATTCACCGCGTTCTGAAGCCGGGCGGCAAAGCCATTATTGTTGTGCGCAGCATTCATGACATGAGGTATGGCAAAGGAACGGCAGTAGAGGAGCATACCTATCAATTAACGGATAACTTTACGAATGAAGAAGGTATGGTGATGCATTTTTTCACCGTAGAAGAAATTCACCGGCTGTTCCGGCCGTTTGCTTCCATGCAAATAGGGATATCCGAGATGTCGATGGGTTCCCTGGAACAATATAATTCGGACTATATTGTCATCGTAACCAAATGA
- the pseI gene encoding pseudaminic acid synthase, which translates to MNEFAIGGRLIGADHPPFIIAEMSGNHNQSLERALEIVEAAARSGAHALKLQTYTAKTMTLDIHEGDFYIEDPSSLWKGSSLYDLYEEAHTPWEWHEPIFKRCKELGLLAFSTPFDETAVDFLESLDVPCYKVASFENTDIPLIRKIASTGKPIIISTGMASVAELEETVKAAREAGCPHICLLKCTSTYPATPESTNLLTIPHLKEMFNVEVGLSDHTMGVGVSVASVVLGASVIEKHFTLSRADGGVDSAFSMEPHEMKALVEETERAWQAIGKVSYGPTEKEKPSLKFRRSLYVSENIREGETFTYENVRAIRPGFGLPPKHLDQIIGKQAKRDIKKGTPVSWDLLG; encoded by the coding sequence ATGAACGAATTTGCAATCGGGGGCCGTTTGATCGGCGCGGATCATCCGCCATTTATTATTGCGGAGATGTCCGGCAATCATAACCAGTCGCTGGAGCGGGCTTTGGAAATTGTGGAGGCTGCGGCTAGAAGCGGCGCTCATGCTTTAAAGCTCCAAACCTACACGGCCAAAACGATGACGCTGGATATTCATGAAGGAGATTTTTATATCGAGGATCCTTCCAGCCTATGGAAAGGAAGCTCGTTGTATGATCTATATGAAGAAGCGCATACGCCATGGGAGTGGCATGAGCCGATCTTCAAGCGCTGCAAGGAACTTGGGCTGCTGGCATTCAGTACGCCGTTTGATGAAACGGCTGTCGATTTTCTGGAAAGCCTGGATGTTCCCTGCTATAAAGTAGCTTCCTTCGAAAACACGGATATCCCGCTGATCCGGAAAATTGCCTCTACAGGCAAACCGATCATCATTTCGACCGGCATGGCTTCCGTCGCTGAACTGGAGGAGACGGTTAAAGCAGCGAGGGAGGCGGGCTGCCCGCATATTTGCCTGCTGAAATGCACAAGCACGTACCCTGCTACCCCGGAGAGCACGAATCTATTAACCATTCCTCATTTGAAGGAAATGTTTAATGTGGAAGTGGGGCTCTCTGACCATACGATGGGGGTTGGTGTATCGGTTGCAAGCGTTGTGTTAGGCGCTTCCGTTATTGAAAAGCATTTTACATTATCCCGAGCGGACGGCGGGGTGGATTCGGCTTTTTCGATGGAGCCGCATGAGATGAAAGCGCTGGTGGAGGAAACGGAGCGGGCATGGCAAGCCATCGGCAAGGTATCGTACGGTCCGACAGAGAAGGAGAAGCCTTCGTTAAAGTTCCGCAGATCGTTATATGTCAGTGAAAATATTCGTGAAGGCGAGACATTCACTTATGAGAATGTAAGAGCAATCCGCCCTGGCTTTGGCCTGCCGCCAAAACATTTGGATCAAATCATTGGAAAACAAGCAAAACGCGATATCAAGAAAGGCACGCCTGTATCTTGGGACTTGTTAGGCTGA
- a CDS encoding dTDP-glucose 4,6-dehydratase, translating into MNILLTGGAGFIGRWVAKRLLDEGHAVWILDDLSNGREANIEEFRGHAGFKGFIQGSILDEQLLDGLFTAHAFDICYHLGASINVQDSIDDPRTTFNNDTVGTFYVMEQARKHQVKVVFMSTCMVYDRCTDETGITESHPIKPASPYAGSKIAAENMVLSYYYAYGLPTVVIRPFNTYGPFQKTGGEGGVVAIFIKNKLAGKDLNIYGEGTQTRDLLYVEDCARFVVEAGFSDAVNGKIVNAGLGRDISVNELAKLIAGDEARIKHVEHIHPQSEIQKLLCNSAKAKQLLGWEPQVSLEEGIARTERWIMSTDLI; encoded by the coding sequence ATGAACATATTGCTCACCGGCGGAGCCGGTTTTATTGGACGCTGGGTAGCCAAGCGTCTGCTGGATGAAGGGCATGCCGTATGGATACTTGACGATTTATCCAATGGGCGAGAAGCCAACATTGAGGAATTCCGGGGACATGCCGGCTTTAAAGGGTTTATACAGGGCTCCATCCTGGACGAGCAGCTGCTGGACGGGCTGTTCACTGCGCATGCATTCGACATCTGTTATCATCTCGGAGCTTCGATTAACGTGCAGGACTCAATTGATGATCCCCGCACAACTTTTAATAACGATACGGTAGGCACGTTCTATGTCATGGAACAAGCGCGCAAGCACCAGGTAAAGGTTGTTTTTATGAGCACCTGCATGGTATACGACCGCTGTACGGATGAGACGGGCATTACGGAAAGCCATCCCATTAAACCGGCTTCGCCGTATGCAGGCTCCAAAATCGCGGCCGAAAACATGGTGTTGTCCTATTATTACGCCTACGGACTGCCTACGGTTGTAATCCGGCCGTTTAATACATACGGCCCCTTCCAGAAGACGGGCGGCGAAGGCGGCGTCGTTGCGATTTTTATTAAAAACAAGCTGGCCGGCAAAGACCTTAACATTTACGGGGAAGGTACGCAAACGCGCGATCTGCTGTATGTAGAGGACTGCGCCCGCTTTGTGGTTGAAGCGGGATTCTCGGATGCAGTGAACGGCAAGATTGTAAATGCCGGATTGGGCCGGGACATTAGCGTTAATGAGCTGGCGAAGCTTATCGCCGGTGACGAAGCCCGCATCAAGCATGTGGAGCATATCCATCCGCAAAGCGAAATTCAGAAGCTGCTCTGCAATTCGGCGAAAGCGAAGCAGCTGCTGGGCTGGGAGCCGCAAGTATCGCTGGAAGAAGGCATTGCTAGAACGGAACGCTGGATCATGTCAACGGATTTGATCTGA
- the pseC gene encoding UDP-4-amino-4,6-dideoxy-N-acetyl-beta-L-altrosamine transaminase produces MNRMMAARDTYLPYGKQWIDEEDIQAVVDVLKGDFITQGPAIERFEAKVAEYAGVRYAVAFSNGTAALHGACYAAGIQTGDEVITTPITFLASSNCALYMGATPVFADIDGETYNIDPDQVSRLITSRTKAIIPVDFTGQPADIERIMNIAQEAGLVVIQDAAHSLGASFNGRRIGSIADMTMFSFHPVKHVTSGEGGIIVTDNEAYYRKLQLFRSHGMTRDEKLMQRNDGPWYYEMVTLGYNYRMTDLQAALGASQMDKLDRFVQRRKEIAAAYTEAFGGYEGIITPRQHPLADSSWHLYVLRWDEAFINGGRNHAFDELRSRNIGVHVHYIPVYKQPYYQELGYGNELCEQAERYYKQAMTLPVFPAMTDNDVHDVIAAVLETRSKLLK; encoded by the coding sequence ATGAACCGTATGATGGCTGCCAGAGACACATATTTACCATACGGAAAGCAATGGATTGACGAAGAAGACATACAGGCTGTCGTGGATGTGCTGAAGGGTGATTTCATTACGCAAGGCCCTGCCATCGAACGGTTTGAAGCCAAGGTCGCCGAATACGCGGGTGTCCGGTATGCCGTTGCTTTCTCCAATGGAACGGCTGCCTTGCACGGCGCTTGTTATGCGGCGGGTATTCAGACCGGGGACGAAGTCATTACAACGCCAATCACCTTTCTTGCCAGCAGCAACTGTGCGCTATATATGGGAGCGACACCGGTATTTGCCGATATTGACGGCGAAACCTACAATATTGATCCAGATCAAGTCAGCCGGCTTATAACGAGCCGGACCAAAGCGATTATACCGGTCGATTTTACCGGCCAGCCGGCCGATATCGAGCGGATCATGAACATTGCGCAGGAAGCGGGACTGGTGGTAATTCAAGACGCGGCTCATTCGCTAGGCGCTTCGTTCAACGGACGCAGGATCGGCAGCATTGCCGACATGACCATGTTCAGCTTTCATCCGGTTAAGCATGTGACATCCGGCGAAGGCGGCATAATTGTAACCGACAACGAGGCCTATTACCGCAAGCTGCAGCTTTTTCGCAGCCATGGCATGACCCGTGACGAGAAGCTTATGCAGCGCAACGATGGGCCTTGGTATTATGAAATGGTTACGCTGGGGTACAATTACCGGATGACGGATCTGCAGGCGGCGCTAGGCGCATCGCAGATGGATAAGCTGGACCGGTTTGTCCAGCGCAGAAAAGAAATTGCAGCCGCTTATACGGAAGCGTTTGGCGGTTATGAAGGAATCATAACGCCCAGACAGCATCCGCTGGCTGATTCGAGCTGGCACTTGTATGTGCTTCGCTGGGATGAAGCGTTCATCAACGGAGGGAGAAACCATGCCTTTGATGAGCTGAGAAGCCGGAATATCGGCGTTCACGTTCACTACATCCCGGTCTATAAGCAGCCTTATTACCAGGAGCTGGGTTATGGCAATGAGTTGTGTGAACAAGCGGAACGCTATTATAAGCAGGCAATGACGCTGCCGGTGTTCCCGGCAATGACGGATAACGACGTCCACGATGTCATTGCGGCTGTTTTGGAAACGAGGAGCAAGCTGCTGAAGTAA
- a CDS encoding tetratricopeptide repeat-containing glycosyltransferase family 2 protein has translation MLLSLCMIVKDEENVLDRCLSSVKEIADEIIIIDTGSTDSTKEIASKYTSQIYDFKWIGDFSAARNEGIRKANGKWILVLDADEYFDRTDVLALRSFLEQQIPQANRIFTIDILNFVGSSLAESTISSAKVSRIFPNRFNIYYHRPIHEQLISEQGHHLESADCPVPLYHTGYLENVLEKKDKHARNINIFQSMKQNKSYSVYDLFTVGNEYAMKLDMDKAIYYYKRSIDKANKNPNYFDKPWYQNCVVALIRCYLQTDKLSDAWELIESRVSRWSSYPEYECLKGLVYYQLGFYRHAKQAFEEALAIAEKNAAQNKMFWLINADYGAGIPLHYLQRISSKENDIQQETYYLTKMLMQNPSHYAALKQLAELLLLSEPTESIIHFLQELLGNERKQHAVLYKIALSVGSKELSAHYGELLLQDDVQVRPIDQLLYGLLHNDKSAFTNTFRQYADKLPLDDTLLQYSAAASLVWPDHSFLKELAAFEGAEENPLFQLYGKIIDGEQISFEPDYPVSEKLFELLSFCFTIGLYELYDELVNRFNSSEVINHLANFFYTKKEYDLAGSYYSLLLNEQTASAISCENLALYHLNQGLIEDALGYLELAIGQSKEKARLHLLYLQHCLDPAKKKEAWRNFQFEHSRYNKLPFVKSLAVS, from the coding sequence TTGTTATTATCTTTATGTATGATTGTCAAAGACGAAGAAAACGTACTTGACCGCTGCTTGTCCAGTGTCAAGGAAATTGCAGATGAAATTATTATTATAGATACCGGATCCACAGATTCGACCAAAGAAATTGCTTCAAAATATACAAGCCAAATCTATGATTTTAAGTGGATCGGCGACTTTTCGGCAGCTCGTAATGAAGGAATCCGCAAAGCAAACGGTAAGTGGATTCTGGTCTTAGACGCAGATGAATATTTTGACCGTACAGACGTACTTGCCCTTCGATCGTTTCTGGAGCAGCAAATTCCACAGGCTAACCGTATCTTTACCATTGATATTTTGAACTTTGTCGGAAGCTCCCTTGCGGAGAGCACCATTTCCAGCGCCAAAGTTTCGCGCATCTTTCCTAATCGCTTTAATATTTATTACCACCGCCCCATTCATGAACAGCTGATCTCCGAACAAGGGCATCATTTGGAGTCTGCTGATTGTCCAGTTCCGCTGTATCATACCGGTTATTTGGAGAACGTCCTGGAAAAGAAGGACAAGCACGCGCGTAACATTAATATCTTTCAGTCCATGAAACAAAATAAAAGCTACAGTGTCTATGACCTATTTACGGTTGGAAACGAATATGCCATGAAACTAGACATGGATAAAGCGATCTATTACTATAAACGATCCATTGACAAGGCGAACAAAAACCCCAATTATTTCGACAAGCCTTGGTATCAAAACTGTGTAGTTGCGCTTATTCGATGTTATTTGCAGACTGACAAGCTTAGCGATGCATGGGAGCTAATTGAAAGCCGGGTTTCCCGCTGGAGCAGTTATCCCGAATACGAATGCTTGAAAGGACTCGTTTATTATCAGCTTGGCTTCTACCGGCATGCCAAGCAGGCATTTGAAGAAGCACTTGCCATTGCAGAGAAAAATGCAGCGCAGAACAAAATGTTTTGGCTGATCAACGCTGATTACGGAGCTGGAATTCCACTGCACTATTTGCAGCGAATATCGTCCAAGGAAAATGATATTCAGCAGGAGACCTATTACCTGACCAAAATGTTAATGCAAAACCCAAGCCATTATGCGGCACTCAAGCAGCTGGCAGAACTGCTTTTGTTGTCGGAGCCAACGGAATCCATCATCCATTTTCTTCAGGAATTGCTTGGCAATGAAAGAAAACAGCATGCTGTACTGTACAAAATTGCTTTAAGCGTCGGTTCTAAAGAACTTTCTGCTCATTATGGCGAGCTTCTTCTTCAAGATGATGTACAAGTCCGGCCAATTGATCAATTGTTATACGGCTTGCTTCACAACGACAAATCGGCGTTTACGAACACTTTCCGGCAATATGCTGATAAACTGCCGCTGGATGATACATTGCTGCAATATAGCGCCGCAGCTTCGCTAGTTTGGCCGGACCATTCTTTTTTAAAGGAGCTTGCAGCGTTTGAAGGGGCAGAAGAGAACCCGCTGTTTCAGCTTTACGGCAAAATAATCGACGGCGAGCAAATTAGCTTTGAACCTGATTATCCTGTATCGGAGAAACTATTTGAACTATTAAGCTTCTGTTTTACGATAGGCTTATATGAGCTTTACGACGAGCTCGTCAATCGTTTTAACAGCTCCGAGGTCATTAACCATCTTGCAAACTTCTTTTATACAAAAAAGGAATATGATCTTGCCGGAAGTTATTATTCGTTGTTGCTCAATGAGCAGACAGCAAGCGCGATAAGCTGTGAAAATTTGGCGTTATACCATTTGAACCAAGGGCTGATTGAGGATGCACTCGGTTATTTGGAACTGGCCATCGGCCAATCGAAGGAAAAAGCCCGCTTGCATTTGCTTTACTTGCAGCATTGTTTAGACCCCGCCAAGAAGAAGGAAGCGTGGAGAAACTTCCAATTCGAGCATTCGCGCTATAACAAACTGCCATTTGTAAAATCACTGGCCGTCTCCTAG
- a CDS encoding glycosyltransferase, with protein sequence MIIDIVLGIASGRGGLETVVTNISQELKRRGHRVRVFQTLPPRYKEWSETLPENYYYALPPEALDDTDSKPFFQVEVQRFAAGYRSLLEELGCPDVVLAAHTPLIGLVCNLALNHLEAGNRPPIISWLHGPPEAFGQEAAQFMKYSDAHMVISRDIGRKIEAALPAAAPIYYVGNPIDARFIEMVARPQKGPAKLLYIGRIDNNPKRLDVLFRSLQFVQNWELQIIGDGDDRAALEQLAEQLHISDSIQWNGWKEDPWAEVKEASLLVLSSDYEGFGMVLIEALARGIPVLSTSCGGPDDIIIHGVNGWLYPVGDSGALQRWLQQIIEGTQALPSPQACLQSIEPFALEQVAAVMIESIIYTKASFGNDLYIAPYQIKVAAEILIASIEKLANGFSFEQAESFAVSIIKPHGIAVEAVMAIIELFSEKDLRSDRYTLFGIVCWNLQMYDYVIPLLQKALQLAPQHSDALYNMGYVLHTMGEHTLANQYFSQIPNPDEELLALINHLGQ encoded by the coding sequence ATGATAATCGATATTGTTCTTGGAATCGCATCAGGCCGCGGAGGTTTGGAAACCGTTGTTACGAATATAAGCCAAGAGCTGAAAAGACGCGGACATCGTGTTCGCGTCTTTCAAACGTTGCCCCCTCGGTATAAGGAATGGAGCGAAACGCTTCCTGAAAATTATTATTACGCTTTGCCTCCGGAAGCATTAGATGATACGGATTCCAAACCATTCTTTCAAGTGGAGGTGCAGCGCTTTGCTGCCGGTTACCGCAGCCTGCTAGAGGAGCTGGGCTGTCCCGATGTTGTCCTTGCTGCGCATACGCCTCTAATCGGCCTGGTTTGCAATTTGGCGCTAAATCATTTAGAGGCAGGTAACCGTCCGCCCATTATTTCCTGGCTTCATGGTCCGCCGGAAGCATTCGGGCAAGAAGCAGCTCAATTTATGAAATATAGCGACGCTCATATGGTTATCTCTCGTGATATCGGACGAAAAATAGAGGCTGCTCTTCCAGCGGCTGCTCCTATCTATTATGTGGGTAACCCGATTGATGCCCGCTTCATTGAAATGGTTGCACGCCCTCAAAAAGGCCCGGCCAAATTGTTATATATCGGAAGAATAGATAATAACCCGAAACGCCTGGATGTATTGTTCCGCAGTCTCCAGTTTGTGCAAAATTGGGAACTGCAAATTATCGGTGACGGCGATGACAGGGCAGCTTTGGAACAGCTGGCAGAGCAGCTTCACATCTCAGATTCGATTCAATGGAATGGCTGGAAGGAAGATCCTTGGGCTGAAGTGAAGGAAGCGTCTCTTCTCGTATTAAGTTCGGACTATGAAGGATTCGGCATGGTGCTAATTGAAGCGCTTGCCCGCGGAATCCCGGTCCTGTCAACCTCATGCGGCGGACCGGATGATATTATTATCCATGGCGTTAATGGCTGGCTCTATCCGGTAGGCGATTCCGGCGCTCTGCAGCGATGGCTGCAACAAATCATAGAAGGCACACAAGCATTGCCTTCTCCCCAGGCATGTCTTCAATCCATTGAACCATTTGCTTTGGAGCAGGTGGCAGCGGTTATGATCGAGTCCATTATTTATACGAAAGCTTCATTCGGCAATGATCTGTATATCGCACCTTATCAAATAAAGGTCGCTGCGGAAATATTGATCGCTTCAATCGAAAAGCTGGCAAACGGTTTTTCTTTTGAGCAAGCCGAATCTTTTGCAGTCTCCATAATTAAACCGCATGGGATTGCAGTTGAAGCGGTTATGGCCATTATTGAGCTTTTTAGCGAAAAGGATTTGCGCAGCGATAGATACACTTTGTTTGGAATTGTTTGCTGGAACTTGCAAATGTATGATTATGTCATTCCTCTTTTGCAAAAAGCGCTGCAACTCGCTCCTCAGCATAGTGATGCGCTGTACAATATGGGTTATGTGCTCCATACGATGGGCGAGCATACCCTTGCCAACCAGTATTTCAGCCAAATACCGAATCCGGATGAAGAATTGCTGGCTCTGATCAATCATCTCGGCCAGTAA
- a CDS encoding cold-shock protein: MQGKVKWFNAEKGYGFIETEQGGDVFVHFSAIQSEGFKTLEEGQSVEFDIVEGARGPQAANVVKL; this comes from the coding sequence ATGCAAGGTAAAGTAAAATGGTTTAACGCAGAGAAGGGTTATGGATTCATCGAAACGGAACAAGGCGGCGACGTATTTGTTCATTTCTCCGCTATCCAATCCGAAGGCTTCAAAACTCTCGAAGAAGGCCAATCGGTCGAATTCGACATCGTTGAAGGCGCACGCGGTCCACAAGCTGCTAACGTAGTGAAACTGTAA